TTAAGTACCCACTTGCTGACTACGCCTTAACTCCAAACATTGCGATTGTTGACTCACAATTCGTTGAAACTGTCCCAGCAAAAACTACTGCATGGACTGGACTAGATGTTTTATGTCACGCTACTGAATCATATGTTTCTGTTATGGCAACTGATTACACTCGTGGTTGGTCACTACAAACCATCAAGGGTGTTATGGAAAACCTTCCTAAGTCAGTTCAAGGTGACAAGTTAGCTCGTCGTAAGATGCACGACTTCTCAACAATGGCCGGTATGGCATTTGGTCAAGCCTTCTTAGGAATTAACCACTCTCTTGCCCACAAGATGGGTGGAGCATTCGGTCTTCCTCACGGTTTGCTTATCGCTATTGCAATGCCACAAGTAATTCGCTTTAACGCAAAACGTCCACAAAAGCTTGCTCTCTGGCCTCACTATGAGACTTACCATGCAACTAAGGACTACGCTGACATTGCACGGTTCATTGGTTTGAAAGGCAACACTGATGAAGAATTAGCTGAAGCATATGCTAAGAAAGTTATCGAACTTGCTCACGAATGTGGTGTTAAGCTTAGTCTTAAGGACAATGGCGTTACACGTGAAGAATTTGATAAAGTAGTTGACGATCTTGCTCGCTTAGCTTACGAAGATCAATGTACTACTACTAACCCAGTTGAACCACTTGTTAGCCAACTCAAGGAATTACTTGAACGTTGCTACGATGGTACTGGCGTTGAAGAAAAATAAATGAAAAAAGTATTTAAGGTGGGAGTAATTGTTTTAATCTTAGGAGTAATCCTCCTCGGAATAGGCTTCTTTAATAATGGTAACAAGGCTGTTTATTTTGAGAACAATCGTCCAGCAATTTTTCATTCTCACACTAAAACAATAAGTACTAATAAAGCTTTTGAACGGATTGATATCTCAGCATCGACAGCTAATGTAATAGTTCGTGAAGGCAAAAAATATCAAATTACTTATTCTGGTATAAGCAAGCATTCTCCGGCCGTAACTGTTCATAATAACGTTGCTTCAATTCGCCAAACTGGTGGCTTTCCGCTTGTCTTTAACTTTAATGATTATCAGCCCCACCAAGATTTAATCATTGTGACTATCCCACATGATCAAGCCATAGCTGGTCGTATTCATTTAGAGAGTGGTGATCTAACAGTTTCTCAAGTTAAAATGGACAATATTGATGTTAACAGTGATGCAGGCGAGGTTGAATACCGTCAAGTTACATTACGTGGAGGAAGTACAAAACTCTCGTCAGGTAACTTCACAGGACATGATTTAACAGTTCAAGGACAATATACTGTTAATAATCAATCTGGTGATAATACGGTCACAAACACAACTGTTGATGGCTACTTCCTAAAGACTGATGCAGGTGATAATGAACTTAATGGTGAAGATAAGGGTGAAGAACCCTTACATCAGAATGATGATGCAGAAAATGTGCTCCGCTTGATAACGCAATCTGGTGATAATGAAGTGAATTAAATGAATGAACGTCAAAAATACATTAATGATTTATCAATATAT
The genomic region above belongs to Limosilactobacillus reuteri and contains:
- a CDS encoding DUF4097 family beta strand repeat-containing protein produces the protein MKKVFKVGVIVLILGVILLGIGFFNNGNKAVYFENNRPAIFHSHTKTISTNKAFERIDISASTANVIVREGKKYQITYSGISKHSPAVTVHNNVASIRQTGGFPLVFNFNDYQPHQDLIIVTIPHDQAIAGRIHLESGDLTVSQVKMDNIDVNSDAGEVEYRQVTLRGGSTKLSSGNFTGHDLTVQGQYTVNNQSGDNTVTNTTVDGYFLKTDAGDNELNGEDKGEEPLHQNDDAENVLRLITQSGDNEVN